In one window of Primulina tabacum isolate GXHZ01 chromosome 8, ASM2559414v2, whole genome shotgun sequence DNA:
- the LOC142553989 gene encoding uncharacterized protein LOC142553989 has translation MESPERGKPVVGIAMEIPVSDGSLSCSPPTVPTWLRRRLSESKTASPSSVQEIEAKLRDADLRRQKFYENLVSKARPKPRSPTRSSCHSDDLGQRLEAKLLAAEEKRLSILTNAQLRLAKLDELRQIAKTEAEMRFKQERDELGTKAKMRVQKAEANRLLILRSYRQRRASVKERTSQSLLRQMARESKYKERVRAAIFQKRAAAEKKRLGLLEAEKRRAHARSMQVQRVANILTHQRDMERREMKNKLEDRLQRARRRRDEYLMQRGRSYNNAHFSWNSMHEQQAEMLSIKLARCWRKFTKLRKTTALLAKDYNDLYINEKSVKSMPFEQLALVIQSPTVLSTVKALLDRLECRYKLLRGVGSSPNSSSWDDIDHLLKRVGSPRRKNRPRKAISGGQAKNTGFSGQSGNSPISFSRYQVRVVLCAYMILGHPEAVISGRGERETALLKSAEKFVLELDLLIKILLSGPLHVPNEKFDDASVLRRTFRIQLSVFDSAWCSFLNSFVVWKSKDARALEEDLVRAACRLELSMIQTCKMTPEGVSGPLSHDMKAIQKQVSEDQKLLREKVLHLSGDAGIERMENALADMRMKFFNEMENRSSPEPLTIAIVPQNPVSFSFGSTDDASSTLTANAHKQSSVVRSLFRDEVNDKEANSSTSRNIITQSSLQSLDMENVVIVNEYVHGERLEFADSSNSVGESRNNIMAKLKQTMENAFWDGIIESVKQSNPDHTRVVGVMREVRDEICSMAPLSWRQDIFEAIDLEILAQVLNSGKLDIDYFGKILEFALVTLQKLSAPAYENELKEKHQQFMAELAEACWASDSSENSNVITLIKGLRFVLEQIQELKQEISKARIRMLEPFLKGPEALRFLEKSFTSHFGLPSNALNALPLTIKWLSFARDVRDEELNDHQKSVSELTTRPESLSNFLPSATLRTGGNFLVKMSGKQVDASSTSCDTNYLEIIELEHNQEEVGLLVRLGLLKLVRQILGLTEGEVPETMILNLSRLRSIQSRVQKIIVMATSLLVLRQTLVSQRIVTSQAHMDSILSSTAKRLSECLDSVADAGIQDIIEILSSAVEKDDKLVDPNNESMKEIMARMLNKSLQENDPVFTRVSRAVYLAARGVVLGENVKQGRELAEMALQKVGATLLLDEVVQAASVIAVTAKVSVLVHGPWYANVLKQ, from the exons ATGGAGTCGCCGGAGAGGGGTAAGCCGGTGGTGGGAATAGCCATGGAAATCCCGGTGAGTGATGGCTCTTTGTCGTGCTCGCCGCCGACCGTGCCGACCTGGCTCCGGAGGCGACTCTCGGAGTCGAAGACGGCTTCACCGTCTTCTGTTCAAGAAATCGAAGCTAAGCTTCGTGACGCCGATCTTCGTCGTCag AAATTTTACGAGAATTTAGTAAGCAAGGCCAGGCCAAAGCCTAGAAGCCCTACGCGATCTTCGTGTCATTCAGATGATCTGGGACAGCGCCTCGAGGCTAAACTTCTTGCTGCAGAAGAGAAACG GTTGAGCATTCTGACAAACGCTCAGCTGCGCCTGGCTAAGCTGGATGAGTTAAGACAAATTGCTAAAACCGAGGCAGAAATGCGCTTTAAACAGGAACGTGATGAATTAGGCACAAAGGCCAAAATGCGAGTACAGAAAGCTGAGGCAAATAGATTGCTTATTCTCCGGAGTTATCGGCAAAGGAGAGCCTCTGTGAAGGAGAGGACATCTCAGTCATTACTGCGACAAATGGCACGTGAGAGCAAGTATAAAGAGCGAGTTCGAGCTGCAATATTTCAAAAGCGTGCAGCTGCTGAGAAGAAGCGACTAGGATTACTAGAAGCTGAGAAGAGACGAGCGCATGCTAGGTCCATGCAGGTGCAAAGGGTAGCCAATATCCTTACTCACCAGCGAGACATGGAGAGAAGGGAAATGAAGAATAAGCTCGAAGATCGACTGCAAAGG gCGAGGAGAAGGAGAGACGAATATTTAATGCAGAGAGGAAGATCATACAATAATGCTCACTTTAGTTGGAATTCGATGCATGAGCAGCAGGCTGAGATGCTTTCCATAAAACTAGCGAG GTGCTGGAGGAAGTTCACCAAGCTGAGGAAAACGACTGCACTTCTTGCCAAGGATTATAATGATTTGTATATTAATGAGAAATCTGTAAAATCAATGCCATTTGAACAACTTGCTCTCGTTATTCAGTCACCTACCGTCCTTAGTACAGTTAAAGCGTTACTTGATAGGCTTGAATGCCGCTATAAATTGTTGCGAGGTGTTGGATCTTCCCCTAATTCTTCTAGTTGGGATGATATTGATCATCTCCTCAAGCGAGTAGGCTCTCCAAGAAGGAAAAACAGGCCCAGGAAAGCTATCTCTGGTGGACAGGCTAAAAACACAGGATTTTCTGGACAATCTGGGAATTCTCCCATATCCTTTTCAAGGTACCAAGTCAGAGTTGTGCTATGTGCCTACATGATATTGGGGCATCCAGAAGCTGTTATCAGTGGACGAGGAGAGCGCGAGACTGCTTTGCTAAAATCTGCTGAGAAGTTTGTACTGGAGTTAGATTTGTTAATAAAGATACTACTGAGTGGGCCATTACATGTTCCAAATGAGAAATTTGATGATGCATCAGTGCTGCGTCGAACCTTCAGGATCCAACTTTCTGTTTTTGATTCGGCCTGGTGCTCCTTTTTGAACAGCTTTGTGGTGTGGAAATCCAAGGATGCAAGGGCGCTTGAGGAAGATTTGGTCAGGGCTGCCTGCCGTCTAGAACTTTCCATGATTCAAACTTGCAAGATGACTCCTGAAGGAGTTAGTGGTCCCCTCTCGCATGATATGAAGGCTATCCAGAAACAG GTATCTGAAGATCAAAAACTTTTAAGAGAGAAAGTCCTGCACCTATCTGGAGATGCTGGTATTGAGCGTATGGAAAATGCACTTGCTGACATGCGAATGAAATTCTTTAATGAGATGGAGAACAGAAGCTCACCCGAGCCATTAACCATAGCCATTGTACCACAGAATCCAGTTTCCTTTTCTTTCGGTAGCACAGATGATGCAAGTAGTACGTTGACTGCAAATGCACATAAGCAAAGCTCTGTTGTACGGTCTTTGTTTAGGGATGAAGTTAATGATAAGGAAGCTAATTCCTCCACTTCAAGAAACATCATTACTCAATCTTCTCTACAGAGTTTGGATATGGAGAATGTTGTGATAGTTAATGAATATGTTCATGGGGAGCGCCTTGAGTTTGCTGATAGTTCCAATTCTGTTGGGGAGTCCCGAAACAACATTATG GCAAAGTTAAAACAGACGATGGAAAATGCTTTTTGGGATGGCATTATTGAATCTGTCAAACAAAGTAATCCTGATCACACCCGTGTTGTGGGTGTAATGAGGGAGGTGAGGGATGAAATTTGTTCAATGGCTCCTTTAAGCTGGAGACAAGATATTTTTGAAGCTATTGACCTGGAAATTCTTGCTCAG GTGCTGAATTCGGGTAAATTGGATATTGATtattttggaaagattttggaATTTGCTTTGGTCACTCTCCAGAAGCTTTCTGCTCCTGCTTACGAGAATGAATTGAAGGAAAAACACCAACAGTTTATGGCAGAGCTGGCTGAGGCATGTTGGGCCAGTGATAGTTCTGAGAATTCAAATGTTATTACTTTAATCAAGGGTCTGCGCTTTGTCCTGGAACAGATACAG GAACTGAAGCAAGAAATTAGCAAAGCACGTATAAGAATGCTGGAACCATTCTTGAAGGGACCAGAGGCTTTGCGTTTTCTTGAAAAATCTTTCACTAGTCATTTTGGACTTCCTTCCAATGCTCTAAATGCTTTGCCTTTGACAATTAAATGGCTTTCATTTGCAAGAGATGTCAGAGATGAGGAACTGAATGATCACCAAAAATCAGTTTCAGAGTTGACGACGAGACCGGAGAGTTTGTCTAATTTCCTTCCTTCTGCCACTCTCCGAACTGGTGGAAACTTTTTAGTTAAAATGAGTGGAAAGCAAGTTGATGCATCTTCAACCTCCTGTGATACAAATTATTTAG AAATCATCGAGTTAGAGCACAACCAAGAGGAAGTTGGTTTGTTGGTGAGGCTAGGTTTACTGAAGTTGGTAAGGCAAATTCTCGGTTTGACAGAAGGTGAAGTACCTGAAACTATGATACTTAATCTCTCCAGGCTGAGAAGTATCCAATCTCGAGTTCAGAAAATTATCGTGATGGCAACGAG CCTTCTTGTCTTGCGACAAACTCTTGTAAGCCAACGAATTGTTACCAGCCAAGCTCACATGGATAGCATACTTTCAAGCACTGCCAAACGACTTTCCGAGTGTCTGGACTCTGTAGCAGATGCTGGCATCCAAGATATCATTGAAATACTCAGCTCAGCGGTAGAGAAAGATGACAAACTGGTAGACCCGAATAATGAGTCAATGAAGGAAATCATGGCAAGGATGCTCAACAAAAGCCTGCAAGAAAACGACCCTGTTTTTACTCGAGTTTCACGGGCGGTATATCTTGCTGCTAGAGGGGTTGTGCTCGGAGAAAACGTAAAGCAAGGAAGAGAATTAGCAGAAATGGCGTTACAGAAAGTTGGAGCAACGTTACTCCTGGATGAAGTGGTGCAGGCTGCATCAGTGATAGCTGTGACAGCCAAGGTGTCAGTTCTTGTTCATGGTCCCTGGTATGCAAATGTACTGAAACAGTAA